In Gimesia benthica, a single window of DNA contains:
- a CDS encoding GIY-YIG nuclease family protein, with protein MIFRLSQRLKQKIKTGTLDVHPLNRNPFGDWSCHIFLANRRQYILLCNTKSFYCCVMPAKGITNQKLFVKSTMNCIRDFTADDANQWTFRKFIAPEFETVQFGKALNRSVTSSMNQLIEYAQDLLIENAMSPHEVGFKLNDFLLSAIAEKKSDGYGTPNDAFRRMVDSRKLEAAESDQREDEIPENTTTWFVYILMCADESLYTGITTDLNRRCEQHNAGTASRYTRSRLPVTMVYHERQENRSMALKRELEIKAMSRSAKESLIKSIK; from the coding sequence ATGATCTTTCGTCTCTCTCAAAGGCTCAAGCAGAAAATCAAAACAGGCACACTTGATGTCCATCCCTTAAATCGGAACCCTTTTGGTGACTGGTCATGCCACATTTTCCTAGCAAATCGCCGTCAGTACATTTTGCTGTGCAATACCAAATCATTCTATTGCTGTGTCATGCCAGCCAAAGGTATTACAAACCAGAAGCTCTTCGTCAAAAGCACTATGAACTGTATCCGAGATTTCACAGCGGATGATGCCAATCAGTGGACTTTCCGAAAATTCATTGCTCCTGAATTTGAAACAGTTCAGTTTGGTAAAGCATTAAATCGCTCTGTAACAAGTTCGATGAACCAACTCATTGAATATGCTCAAGATTTGCTGATAGAAAATGCAATGTCTCCACATGAGGTGGGATTTAAGCTGAATGATTTTTTGCTGTCAGCTATTGCGGAGAAAAAATCAGATGGGTATGGCACGCCCAATGATGCATTTCGGAGAATGGTGGATTCGAGAAAACTGGAAGCAGCAGAATCAGATCAGCGAGAAGACGAAATACCGGAAAACACAACCACATGGTTTGTTTACATTCTCATGTGTGCTGATGAATCCTTATACACAGGAATTACGACAGATCTAAACCGTAGATGTGAGCAGCATAATGCGGGTACTGCTTCACGCTACACCCGTAGCCGTCTTCCAGTGACTATGGTGTATCATGAAAGACAAGAGAATCGAAGTATGGCTCTCAAGCGTGAACTGGAAATCAAGGCGATGTCACGATCAGCAAAAGAATCGCTCATCAAGTCTATAAAGTGA
- a CDS encoding thermonuclease family protein: MRFIVAILTLLILGLVSAAPPKVISTLTGKVIGVTDGDTIKVLVNRQTVKVRLEGIDAPESSQSFGTKSKQALSKMVFGKTVTVKKTGEDRYGRTLGVIMVGGLDANAKMIKDGWAWHYKKYNNEERLAKLERSARQAKRGLWADANPLPPWEYRARKRRPSTPPAQSSG, from the coding sequence ATGCGTTTCATCGTTGCCATCCTGACTCTGCTCATCTTAGGGCTTGTATCTGCTGCTCCACCAAAGGTTATCAGTACCCTCACTGGAAAAGTGATCGGAGTCACTGATGGCGACACCATCAAAGTCCTGGTCAACCGCCAGACAGTTAAAGTACGACTCGAAGGTATTGATGCACCGGAGTCAAGCCAGAGCTTCGGGACAAAATCCAAGCAGGCATTATCAAAGATGGTTTTCGGTAAAACCGTGACGGTAAAAAAGACGGGGGAGGACCGCTATGGTCGCACACTCGGAGTCATAATGGTGGGCGGCCTGGACGCCAATGCAAAGATGATTAAAGACGGCTGGGCCTGGCATTATAAAAAATATAATAATGAAGAACGCCTGGCGAAATTAGAACGATCAGCACGTCAGGCGAAACGAGGTCTCTGGGCTGATGCCAATCCGCTTCCTCCCTGGGAGTATCGGGCCAGGAAGAGAAGGCCGAGTACCCCCCCGGCACAAAGTTCTGGCTGA
- a CDS encoding DUF3883 domain-containing protein, with product MPQSIPAGLTKYHILKTLADLNDGVKHPFGPSTGYELVYEQKRYAPKTVVGLACRYSIGRILLPEEFSGGEAPGQANFVLRKLGFTVVRKGDGQEEPQTGKDWNENEVRLIIADYFDMLEAELLDKKYKKSEHRKALIPKLVGRSEGSIEFKHQNISAVMVEQGWPYIEGYKPRGNYQGLLAAAVDSFLDENPNVLRRIETAPLLNPSKPKSLSNPDFGKVIVDPPEVIKPPKPAEKPWLSRRAKKIDFAERDAQNRKLGTLAEQFVFDLERHRLNVAGRDDLAQKVVWASKVIGDGLGFDILSFDEADDSERMLEVKATGLGKFFPFYVTSNELRCSEDIPEQFQLFRVFDFGRSPRLYILHGSLSQLCQLDPVLYRATL from the coding sequence GTGCCACAATCAATCCCCGCTGGTCTCACTAAATATCATATCCTCAAGACATTGGCGGACCTGAATGATGGGGTGAAGCATCCGTTCGGTCCCTCTACCGGCTATGAACTTGTCTACGAGCAGAAGCGATATGCTCCGAAAACCGTGGTTGGTTTAGCCTGTCGCTACTCTATCGGTCGAATCCTCCTACCTGAGGAGTTCAGTGGCGGAGAGGCACCTGGACAAGCGAACTTTGTACTCAGGAAGCTCGGCTTCACTGTCGTTCGTAAAGGGGATGGGCAGGAAGAGCCACAGACTGGTAAAGATTGGAATGAGAATGAAGTTCGATTGATTATTGCTGATTACTTCGACATGTTAGAAGCCGAGTTGCTCGATAAGAAGTACAAAAAGTCAGAGCATCGGAAAGCACTTATACCTAAATTAGTCGGGCGATCAGAAGGCTCAATTGAATTCAAACACCAGAACATCAGTGCTGTGATGGTGGAACAGGGCTGGCCTTACATAGAAGGCTACAAGCCTCGTGGCAACTATCAGGGATTACTGGCAGCAGCAGTCGATTCTTTTTTGGATGAGAATCCCAATGTACTGAGAAGGATTGAAACTGCACCATTGCTCAACCCCAGCAAGCCAAAGAGTCTTTCCAACCCCGATTTTGGAAAAGTAATTGTCGACCCTCCAGAGGTAATCAAACCACCGAAGCCAGCTGAAAAACCATGGCTATCACGCAGGGCGAAAAAGATCGACTTTGCCGAGCGTGATGCCCAAAACAGGAAACTTGGCACTCTTGCCGAACAGTTTGTTTTTGACCTTGAGCGACATCGACTCAATGTGGCTGGCCGAGACGATCTGGCTCAGAAGGTTGTCTGGGCCTCAAAAGTCATTGGCGATGGTTTGGGTTTTGATATCCTTTCGTTCGATGAGGCTGATGATTCTGAACGAATGCTGGAAGTAAAAGCAACTGGTCTTGGAAAGTTTTTCCCCTTCTATGTTACATCCAATGAATTACGTTGTTCAGAAGACATTCCCGAACAGTTCCAATTGTTCAGAGTCTTTGATTTCGGAAGATCTCCCAGGTTGTATATTTTGCACGGTTCATTGAGTCAGCTGTGCCAACTTGATCCAGTCCTCTATCGAGCTACTTTATAA